A DNA window from Pithys albifrons albifrons isolate INPA30051 chromosome 7, PitAlb_v1, whole genome shotgun sequence contains the following coding sequences:
- the CDCA7L gene encoding LOW QUALITY PROTEIN: cell division cycle-associated 7-like protein (The sequence of the model RefSeq protein was modified relative to this genomic sequence to represent the inferred CDS: inserted 2 bases in 1 codon) codes for MKAYSPKAKTAPFRLKAAVLQGACRKERTAKGSAAAPRRQLPMPSHATRGAPSASRLSRAAXGAPPPHRPPLLLPAPRPPPAAAARAAMARRGRRRRRGAAASGTRGKKQIPKDVANIFNTPSDDEDFPGFQDDASRQNLLSENSYASFDSLESGKKEVQFQSRYLTEELRRIFTEDTDSETEAFEGFASNEVHVNKKEVLMVESDLSDEECGNVLGNGEEEEEDAKKKVSPKRRSFGLRVALQFPTRKSSEKKMPEQALSDIPLKDSESLTPLSREISCKRSDKPEGSTSESEEDTKETQEESSSAMLKRAINIKENKAMLAQLLAELNSIPDLFPVKTPATTPSKQRKTPRRTFSEGQIARRMNPTRNARPPENFALEKFTVSAVKFTEQIRSYRQQNLLKRLSVQGDCGVRKRRRTSKYSCHRPVEDITEEDLDNIAITVRDKIYDKVLGSTCHQCRQKTTDTKTICRNQGCGGVRGQFCGPCLRNRYGEDVKSALLDPAWICPPCRGVCNCSYCRRRDGRCATGMLIHLAKFYGYNNVKEYLESLQKQLADDN; via the exons ATGAAAGCCTATTCCCCTAAGGCAAAGACCGCTCCTTTCAGACTAAAAGCTGCTGTCCTGCAAGGAGCGTGTAGGAAAGAACGCACGGCCAAGGGTTCCGCAGCTGCACCCAGACGGCAGCTTCCCATGCCCAGCCATGCCACACGGGGTGCCCCGTCCGCATCCCGCCTTTCCCGCGCCGC GGGGGCTCCACCCCCACACCGCCCCCCGCTCCTcctccccgctccccgccctCCTCCTGCCGCGGCAGCGCGGGCGGCAAtggcgcggcggggccggcggcggcggcggggggcaGCAGCGTCGGGGACCCGCGGCAAG AAGCAGATACCCAAGGATGTGGCCAACATTTTTAATACCCCCAGTGACGATGAAGATTTTCCAGGGTTCCAAGATGATGCTTCCAGACAGAACTTGTTGTCAGAGAACAGCTATGCTAGTTTTGATTCCCTGGAGTCTGGAAAAAAG GAGGTCCAGTTTCAGTCCAGATACCTCACTGAAGAACTGCGGAGAATTTTCACTGAAGACACAGACTCTGAAACAGAAGCATTTGAAGGCTTTGCTTCAAATGAGGTGCATGTGAACAAGAAAGAAGTTCTG ATGGTGGAGTCAGACTTGAGTGATGAAGAATGCGGTAATGTATTGGGTAatggagaagaagaggaggaagatgcAAAGAAGAAAGTTTCCCCCAAGCGAAGAAGCTTTGGCCTTCGTGTTGCTTTGCAGTTTCCCACCAGAAAAtcatctgagaaaaaaatgcctGAACAGGCTTTGTCTGACATACCTCTAAAGGACAGTGAATCCCTCACACCTCTTTCAAGAGAAATAAGCTGCAAGCGATCCGACAAACCAGAGGGCTCCACTTCAGAGTCTGAAGAAGACACTAAAGAAACACAAGAGGAAAGTTCCAGTGCAATGCTTAAGAGAGccataaatataaaagaaaataaagccatG CTTGCCCAGCTGTTGGCAGAATTGAATTCCATACCAGACCTGTTCCCAGTGAAAACGCCCGCCACAACTCCTTCA AAACAGAGGAAAACGCCAAGGAGGACATTTTCTGAAGGCCAGATAGCACGTCGAATGAACCCAACCAGAAATGCTCGTCCACCAGAAAACTTTGCCTTGGAAAAATTTACTGTGTCAGCTGTCAAATTTACAGAACAGATCCGTAGCTATAGACAACAAAACCTCTTGAAGAGACTCAGTGTG CAGGGAGATTGTGGAGTGCGCAAAAGAAGGAGAACATCAAAGTATTCGTGTCATCGTCCAGTGGAAGATATTACTGAAGAGGACTTGGACAACATTGCAATTACTGTTAGAGACAAAATCTATGACAAAGTTCTA GGTAGTACGTGCCACCAGTGTCGACAAAAGACAACTGATACAAAGACAATCTGTCGCAACCAGGGCTGTGGAGGAGTAAGGGGACAGTTTTGTGGACCATGTCTTCGAAATCGATACGGTGAAGATGTGAAATCAGCTCTGCTTGATCCA GCCTGGATCTGTCCTCCTTGTCGTGGGGTGTGCAACTGCAGCTACTGCCGCCGGCGGGATGGGCGCTGTGCCACTGGCATGCTCATCCACTTGGCCAAGTTCTACGGCTACAACAATGTCAAGGAATACCTGGAAAG TTTACAAAAGCAACTTGCGGATGACAATTGA